From a region of the Vanrija pseudolonga chromosome 2, complete sequence genome:
- the ROK1 gene encoding ATP-dependent RNA helicase ROK1, translating to MSSAFNLLTSGARFDRSRFSKDIDLFNVGHWLSMTLTRQKKESSKKGKGKAKEAALPASLNFFGDNAASKPAAMESESESESDASSSSTPIPAPPQQKITLTGPDPLPTSLTTDLASLFRSSPGAPLRKPLLRALADANIHGLWGVQCAVGGSLLEGNDTMCIAPTGSGKTLSYLLPTLVALGQPARKLGTGLGIRSIVVVPTHDLAVQIHGVLKAATARGKWRCIVLSKATQKAVCDSAPGEATSDEDDDEAEGSDAESADGEGHLGVDVLIATPERLHQLIEAKKISLAQTKHIILDESDRLLSPDFRPQVVPIVGACTNPDIQKCLLSATMPAGAEELARRWLKDGGVRVVVGVKDSAVTTVDQSLLYTGSEAGKILALQNLVKEGGLPYPSLIFVQSIERADELSKQLVMDGVRAEAVHSSRSKTKRDAAIAAFREGSVWVLVVTEVLARGMDFRGVKVVINYDFPQTVQSYIHRIGRTGRAGRPGKAITFFSTEDGPYLRTIANVLRASGCPVPEYALSMPKPSKNLKRKLAKAPVKRKAVGGGGRDVAKEMGKKKREMIEASKRRKLKEAKEGEKAEGKGE from the exons ATGAGCTCTGCATTCAACCTCCTCACATCAGGAGCACGGTTCGACCGCTCCCGCTTCTCCAAGGACATTGACCTCTTCAACGTAGGTCACTGGCTCTCCATGacgctgacccgccagaaGAAGGAGTCGtccaagaagggcaagggcaaggccaaggaggctgcTCTCCCGGCATCGCTCAACTTCTTTGGCGACAATGCGGCCTCGAAGCCTGCTGCGATggagtccgagtccgagtccgagtcggatgcctcgtcgtcgtccacgcccatcccagcaccaccacaacagAAGATCACTCTGACCGGGCCGGACCCACTGCCGACCTCGCTCACGACggacctcgcctcgctcttCCGCTCGTCACCAGGTGCACCACTACGCAAGCCGCTCCTCCGTGCGCTTGCCGACGCCAATATCCACGGCCTGTGGGGCGTGCAGTGCGCTGTTGGCGGCTCGCTACTGGAGGGAAATGACACCATGTGCATCGCACCCACGGGTTCTGGAAAGACGCTGTCATACCTGCTTCCTACgcttgtcgccctcggtcAGCCAGCGCGCAAGCTCGGTACGGGTCTTGGCATCCGCTCCATCGTCGTTGTGCCGACGCACGACCTCGCTGTCCAGATCCATGGCGTTCTGAAGGCCGCCACGGCTCGCGGCAAGTGGAGGTGTATCGTCCTATCCAAGGCGACCCAGAAGGCAGTATGCGACTCTGCACCTGGggaggcgacgagcgacgaggatgatgacgaggcggagggaaGCGACGCTGAGAGTGCAGACGGCGAGGGCCACCTCGGAGTGGATGTGCTCATTGCTACTCCTGAGCGGTTGCACCAGCTCATCGAGGCGAAGAAGATTTCTCTTGCTCA GACAAAACacatcatcctcgacgagtcggaccGTCTCCTCTCCCCTGACTTCCGGCCGCAGGTCGTGCCCATCGTCGGCGCGTGCACCAACCCGGACATCCAGAAGTGTCTCCTTTCCGCGACCATgcctgccggcgccgaggagctcgctcgccgctggctcaaggacggcggagtgcgtgtcgtcgtcggtgtcaaGGACTCTGCTGTCACGACCGTCGACCAGTCGCTCCTGTACACCGGCTCGGAGGCAGGCAAGATCCTCGCACTCCAGAACCTCGTCAAAGAGGGTGGCCTCCCCTACCCATCGCTCATCTTCGTTCAGTCGATCGAGCGTGCGGACGAGCTCTCGAAGCAGCTCGTAATGGACGGTGTGCGTGCCGAGGCAGTTCATTCATCAAGGAGCAAGACGAAGCGCGACGCAGCCATTGCCGCGTTCCGCGAGGGCTCGGTCTGGGTCCTCGTTGTCACCGAGGTGCTTGCGCGCGGTATGGACTTCCGCGGCGTCAAGGTGGTCATCAACTACGACTTCCCGCAGACTGTCCAGTCGTACATCCACCGCATTGGACGAACAGGCCGTGCCGGCCGCCCAGGCAAGGCCATCACCTTCTTCTCTACCGAGGACGGGCCCTACCTCCGCACCATCGCCAACGTGCTCCGCGCCAGCGGCTGCCCCGTGCCCGAGTACGCCCTCAGCATGCCCAAGCCCAGCAAGAACctcaagcgcaagctcgccaaggcgcccgtcaagcgcaaggctgttggcggcggcggacgcgatGTGGCCAAGGAGatgggcaagaagaagcgcgagaTGATCGAGGCGAGCAAGAGGAGGAAGCtgaaggaggccaaggagggggagaaggccgagggcaagggggAGTAG
- the pan1 gene encoding Actin cytoskeleton-regulatory complex protein pan1, translating to MQPNQWQQQQFGYTGGAPQGYQGYGQQQQPAFLSTQPTGYPGAAQAQPQRPMATGYAPQQQFGAQPTGAASLGVPGAGGAGGSYAFLNAPPPAGSFGARGSLSAQGGLAPQITGFPGGGASGLLPQQTGYPGAGSGLLSQPTGLGGGLLAQPTGYGALRAQPTGLPHDPRLQAMMQTFMPSNLSQPYSSAGVPQFSQAQQQPLQQTFQSLLQNPAANTPKIPWVLTRQEKKDYDQIFRAWDTKGDGFISGEMAQEVFGQAGLGQEDLMKIWNLADGDNRGKLNLPEFHVAMGLIYRALNGNPIPDVLPEELKPASMKDIDSTVNFMKDLLKHESNTRSDNSSPVYGGTPASAAGSKDAKVYKHNDQTTGTYRSSSRHLDRKAVRYAGEESGAEISDLRRQLQNASDSLDASSKEQSRKTEEDEEIETEIEDVSRRVRRINEDLEYVSKGRRTQDKDEEKRKLERELLFLMHEKLPELERRQQRREEEKRMEERAGVRARDRRNDTHGRYGGGGSGRDDDRDWLRGSYDRDPRDRSRDRSRDRHDYDYDRRGSQSRDHDRYDRERDNRDRDRDYDRDYDRRRGGDDDRRRGSYDDRDRRDREVHDLAKPRAPPSPPKTASPAPEAPKAAPAPAKAPSKPAAKPWAKMTAEERAAEARRRVAERQAALGIAPAEDASAADDTVEVRLARERKEAEEKAKAADKEQEAREEARRQRLAAVTGGDDAAPAGAPAAPAPPAPPAVKTPAKKPPPVAPVRKGHAPPPAPSPRAAPPAPAPPKAPVPAVQVEDSEEAELRAAEEARKKRLAERREQLKRQQEEEEEELRREEEDLARRRAERSAKVASPVAADPPLPPFPTSPSAPTHSTGSHNPFHRKTTADGATPTTPATGGGFNPFFRPGQTTGPAAVAAPAQRSVEPPTASEAAPAVFVPPPPPPPPPAPPAPARVNSAPPPDDDWDVIQEKHQEESDSSDDEYANSRHKRGALASALFGNILPSSKPTSRSNSADPEATSPSSAKPPAAALAKLGGGSAGGGGMSALLSSIQGGARLRHTETVDRSAPVGAGGVVGGDAAPPAHINAGAPVAPPSPPPAPHAAVDEDDFEARNAKRQSTDWYGSLAADSSHPAAQHMEQLSLEPTREEDERVVDSPVGGAPAEHAAAEPASDGPSLDDVDLGTTLRVRTLYDYATSFNGDLPFQENVVLEAHPAKDPHGPWWYATLPNGKAGWIPGSFVEKFTTTPARAVYDYAAGSPEELSLTEGDALLVIDQVDPDWWKVEKSGAVYIVPAAYVETIDAQAQTSGFSLPQGTSIPRIATPPLEKPALATPQEEPHTATNGQHDPMAAFPPLSVITSTIDETESAPPTATALSAKHLLATPTLESIVRPARSRTTSVSQYSVDSGGIDDGGESSDEDSVLSFWSSDDDSDREEEIFDTQGAQAAELEKARKEEEKKRREQERQKALAAAGLKIRREPPGIPVDAQRKAAATRRRRPAPAVPQRDKKPAASPSAVEKDLPHMPLTETPEIQVQDAYARYEQFLTEATKAPAPAPRPTSIVLPASRPTSVLEVSSPAPSTASKGSAFSGFLGRLGVGHAAVPERTTPKISGPIVSGPIGGGPISGPLTPGALTPSSEAPEPASDFGKTWGSLVDPSVLSTMTTQERKRQESIFEFIATESSYVRDLQLIVNVYYFKLMNILDEKSLTVIFANIEDILMFNSGFLSSLDDRQKACRLYIDTIGDILADNLINLDVYRPYCVNQDTAAKLLVQLRKQDAKLDAALTEIKANNPEVRGLELSSFLLQPMQRLTRYPLLLKQIAHYTQPDQDLEAVQRALASTERTVARINEDVREAESLDRLRVISEDLWVGGEGRIDLTEPTAFQGPRKLIKEASVAKAKSGRKLTMVLCTDVIILIEAGHLYRMPIPLFDVDIRAGKDDVSFGLGVGNNDVVRLRAPSNKERVEWIGVLSKARREAVDARRDAVAAMGGRPVSVSSDPRRPASVRSRSDSLQPRESWEHRRPVSGYGYEDQRRPSSGYGYEPPAAPPAAQRPRPVSTYEFRPELDRLPPQQTRTHTPPPPPRSPPPRSGPDYVTSYPGQRVYDEAHSYAGKGENMYNHEF from the exons ATGCAGCCAAAccagtggcagcagcagcagtttGGCTACACCGGCGGTGCGCCCCAGGGCTACCAAGGTTatggccagcagcagcagccggccTTCCTCTCAACCCAGCCCACGGGCTaccccggcgccgctcaGGCCCAGCCTCAGCGTCCCATGGCGACCGGATATGCCCCCCAGCAGCAGTTTGGCGCGCAGCCGaccggcgccgcgtcgctcggCGTGCCAGGAGCCGGCGGTGCAGGCGGCAGCTATGCCTTCCTCAacgcccctccccccgctgGATCATTCGGAGCTCGCGGAAGCCTCTCCGCGCAGGGTGGCCTCGCGCCTCAGATCACAGGCTtcccaggcggcggcgccagcggcctGCTCCCCCAGCAAACTGGATACCCCGGCGCTGGCTCGGGCCTGCTTTCTCAGCCGACCGGCCTCGGAGGTGGCTTGCTCGCTCAGCCCACGGGCTACGGCGCCCTCCGCGCTCAGCCGACCGGCCTCCCTCATGACCCTCGTCTGCAGGCCATGATGCAGACGTTTATGCCGAGCAATCTCAGCCAG CCTTACTCGTCTGCCGGCGTGCCCCAGTTTAgccaggcgcagcagcagcccctTCAGCAGACGTTCCAGAGCTTGCTGCAGAACCCGGCAGCCAACACGCCCAAGATCCCCTGGGTGCTTACCCGccaggagaagaaggactACGACCAGATCTTCCGCGCCTGGGACACTAAGGGCGACGGCTTCATCTCCGGTGAGATGGCCCAGGAGGTGTTTGGACAGGCCGGTCTCGGACAGGAGGATCTCATGAAGATTTGGAaccttgccgacggcgacaaccGTGGCAAGCTCAACCTGCCCGAGTTCCACGTCGCCATGGGTCTCATCTACCGTGCGCTCAACGGCAACCCCATCCCTGATGTTCTCcccgaggagctcaagcCGGCATCCATGAAGGATATCGACTCGACGGTCAACTTCATGAAGGACCTGCTCAAGCACGAGTCCAATACTCGCTCGGACAACAGCTCACCCGTGTACGGCGGTAcccccgcgtcggcggctggctccAAGGATGCCAAGGTGTACAAGCACAACGACCAGACGACCGGCACCTaccgctcgtcgtcgcgccacCTGGACCGCAAGGCCGTGCGCTATGCGGGTGAGGAGTCTGGTGCCGAGATCTCggacctccgccgccagctccagAACGCCTCAGATTccctcgacgcctcgtccAAGGAGCAGTCGCGCAAGactgaggaggacgaggagatcgAGACCGAGATTGAGGACGTCAGCCGTCGTGTTCGCAGGATCAACGAAGACTTGGAGTATGTCTCCAAGGGGCGTCGCACCCAGGACAAGGACGAAGAAAAGCGCAagcttgagcgcgagctgctcttCCTCATGCACGAGAAgctccccgagctcgagcgcaggcagcagcgacgagaggaggagaagcgcatGGAGGAACGTGCCGGCGTTCGCGCACGCGACAGGCGAAACGATACGCACGGCCGCtacggtggcggcggctctgGCCGGGACGATGATCGCGACTGGCTGCGGGGATCGTACGACCGCGACCCCCGCGACAGGTCGCGTGATCGCAGCCGTGACCGCCACGACTACGACTACGACCGCCGCGGAAGCCAGAGCCGAGACCACGATCGCtacgaccgcgagcgcgacaacCGCGACCGTGACCGTGACTACGACCGTGATTACGacaggcgacgaggcggcgacgacgacaggagGAGGGGCTCGTAtgacgaccgcgaccgccggGATCGTGAGGTGCACGACCTTGCCAAGCCCCGTGccccgccatcgccaccaaAGACGGCTTCTCCCGCGCCGGAGGCTCCTAAGGCTGCCCCCGCGCCTGCCAAGGCACCATCCAAGCCAGCGGCCAAGCCGTGGGCGAAGATgaccgccgaggagcgtgcGGCCGaggctcgacgccgtgtgGCTGAGCGTCAGGCAGCACTGGGCATTGCCCCGGCAGAGGACGCGTCTGCGGCTGACGACACTGTCGAGGTGCGACTTGCTcgcgagcgcaaggaggccgaggagaaggccaaggctgcaGACAAGGAGCAGGAAGCTCGTGAGGaggcccgccgccagcgccttGCGGCCGTGACCGGTGGCGATGATGCGGCTCCTGCTGGTGCACCCGCTGCCCCAGCCCCGCCTGCACCGCCGGCAGTGAAGACGCCTGCCAAGAAGCCTCCTCCTGTTGCACCGGTTCGCAAGGGACATGCCCCGCCTCCAGCCCCatcgccccgcgccgccccacccgcaccagcaccgcccaAGGCGCCTGTCCCTGCCGTTCAGGTCGAGGACTctgaggaggccgagctccgcgccgcTGAGGAGGCCAGGAAAAAGCGTCTTGCTgagcgtcgcgagcagcTTAAGCGCCAgcaggaagaggaggaggaggagcttcgccgcgaggaggaagaccTGGCCAGGCGTCGGGCTGAACGTTCCGCCAAGGTTGCATCGCCCGTGGCCGCCGatcctccccttcctccgtTCCCCACCTCTccttcggcgccgacgcactCGACGGGCTCCCACAACCCCTTCCACCGCAAGACGACGGCGGACGGCGCTACGCCTACGACCCCAGCcactggcggcggcttcAACCCCTTCTTCCGTCCCGGCCAGACCACGGgccctgctgctgttgcggcgccggcccagcGTTCGGTTGAGCCCCCCACTGCCTCGGAGGCCGCTCCCGCCGTGTTCGtccccccaccaccacctcctccccctcccgccccccctgctcctgctcgtgTCAACTCAGCTCCCCCGCCTGACGACGACTGGGATGTTATCCAGGAGAAGCACCAGGAGGAGTCGGACAgcagtgacgacgagtacGCCAACTCGCGCCACAAGCGCGGCGCTCTCGCCTCGGCTCTCTTTGGCAACATTCTCCCGTCGTCCAAGCCGACGTCGCGTTCCAACTCGGCCGACCCAGAAGCTACATCGCCTTCGTCTGCCAAgccacctgctgctgctctcgccaagctgggcggcggctcTGCTGGAGGCGGTGGCATGTCGGCGCTTCTGTCGTCGATCCAGGGCGGCGCCAGGCTCCGTCACACGGAGACCGTGGACCGCAGTGCTCCTgtcggtgctggtggtgttgtcggtggcgacgccgcgccgcctgcgcacATCAACGCTGGCGCTCCGGTTGCCCCTCCTTCGCCCCCTCCTGCCCCTCACGCGgccgtggacgaggacgactttgagGCTCGCAATGCCAAGCGCCAGTCGACTGACTGGTACGGCTCTCTCGCCGCGGACTCGTCGCACCCTGCCGCCCAGCACATGGAGCAGCTCTCTCTGGAGCCCAcgcgggaggaggacgagcgtgTCGTGGACTCCCCCGTCGGCGGAGCTCCGGCTGAgcacgctgctgccgagccTGCGTCGGACGGACCGagcctcgacgacgttgacCTCGGCACGACCCTGCGTGTCCGCACTCTCTACGACTACGCGACCTCGTTCAACGGCGACCTCCCCTTCCAGGAGAACGTTGTGCTCGAGGCTCACCCTGCTAAGGACCCCCACGGCCCCTGGTGGTACGCTACCCTGCCAAACGGCAAGGCTGGCTGGATCCCCGGCTCCTTTGTGGAAAAGTTCACGA CGACACCGGCACGGGCAGTCTACGACTATGCCGCGGGCAGCCCCGAGGAGCTGTCGCTCACTGAGGGCGACGCCCTCCTGGTCATTGACCAGGTCGACCCTGACTGGTGGAAGGTTGAGAAGTCTGGCGCCGTCTACATTGTGCCTGCGGCCTACGTCGAGACCATCG ATGCCCAAGCTCAAACCAGTGGTTTCAGCCTTCCACAGGGTACGAGTATCCCACGGATCGCAACTCCGCCACTGGAAAAACCTGCGCTTGCTACGCCACAGGAGGAACCCCACACAGCTACTAACGGTCAGCATGACCCCATGGCCGCATTTCCTCCCTTGTCAGTCATCACTTCCACCATCGACGAGACAgagtcggcgccgcccacggcGACGGCCCTCTCAGCCAAGCACCTCCTGGCCACTCCCACCCTGGAGAGCATCGTCCGGCCCGCCAGATCGAGAACAACCTCGGTGTCACAGTACAGCGTCGATTCTGGGGGTAtagacgacggcggcgagtcgtCTGACGAGGACTCTGTGCTCTCGTTCTGGTCTTCAGACGACGATTCGGAccgagaggaggagatcTTTGACACGCAGGGTGCGCAGGCGGCAGAACTAGAaaaggcgaggaaggaggaaGAGAAGAAGCGGAGGGAGCAAGAACGACAGAAGGCTCTCGCTGCGGCCGGCCTCAAGATCAGGCGCGAGCCGCCGGGCATCCCAGTTGACGcgcagcgcaaggccgcagccactcggcgccgtcgcccggcACCGGCCGTGCCCCAGCGAGACAAGAAACCagccgcgtcgccgtcggcagtGGAGAAGGACCTGCCTCACATGCCACTCACCGAGACTCCAGAAATCCAGGTTCAGGACGCGTACGCGCGGTACGAGCAGTTCCTAACCGAGGCGACCAAGGCGCCTGCGCCAGCCCCGCGCCCGACATCGATCGTGCTCCCCGCGTCCAGGCCGACAAGCGTGCTCGAggtgtcgtcgccggctccgagcacggcgtccaAGGGCTCTGCGTTCTCCGGCTtcctcggccgtcttggcgtcgggcacgccgccgtgccggaACGGACCACCCCCAAGATCTCGGGCCCGATTGTGTCTGGCCCGATTGGCGGCGGACCCATCAGCGGCCCGCTCACCCCTGGTGCGCTCACCCCGTCCTCGGAGGCCCCCGAGCCCGCGTCTGACTTCGGCAAGACGTGGGGCTCGCTCGTGGACCCGTCCGTCCTCTCGACCATGACGACGCAGGAGCGTAAGCGCCAAGAGTCCATCTTCGAGTTTATCGCGACCGAGTCGAGCTACGTGCGCGACCTGCAGCTCATCGTCAACGTGTACTACTTCAAACTCATGAACATTCTCGACGAGAAGAGCCTAACTGTCATCTTTGCCAACATTGAAGACATCCTCATGTTCAACTCTggcttcttgagctcgctcgacgaccggcaGAAGGCGTGCCGCCTGTACATTGACACGATAGGCGACATCCTCGCGGACAACCTGATCAACCTGGACGTGTACAGACCGTACTGCGTCAACCAGGACACGGCGGCCAAGCTGCTCGTGCAGCTGCGGAAGCAGGACGCgaagctcgacgccgcgctgacGGAGATCAAGGCCAACAACCCCGAAGTGCGCGGGCTCGAGCTGTCCAGTTTCCTCCTCCAGCCCATGCAACGCCTCACGCGCtacccgctgctgctgaagCAGATTGCGCACTACACCCAGCCAGACCAGGACCTCGAAgccgtgcagcgcgcgctcgcgagcaCGGAGCGCACGGTCGCCAGGATCAACGAGGacgtgcgcgaggccgagagcCTCGACCGGCTGCGCGTCATCTCCGAGGACctctgggtcggcggcgagggccgcaTCGACCTTACCGAGCCGACGGCGTTCCAGGGCCCGCGCAAGCTCATCAAGGAGGCGAGCGTCGCCAAGGCGAAGAGCGGGCGCAAGCTCACCATGGTGCTGTGTACCGACgtcatcatcctcatcgAAGCGGGGCATCTCTACAGAATG CCTATCCCGCTGTTCGACGTCGATATCCGCGCCGGTAAGGACGACGTGTCCTTCGGCCTAGGCGTCGGCAACAACGACGTCGTGCGCCTCCGAGCGCCAAGCAACAAGGAGCGCGTGGAGTGGATCGGCGTGCTCTCCAAGGCGCGCAGAGAagcggtcgacgcgcgccgcgacgccgtggcggccATGGGCGGGCGCCCAGTGTCCGTGTCGTCTGAcccccgccggccggcgtcggtACGTAGCAGATCCGACTCGCTGCAGCCGCGCGAGAGCTGGGAGCACCGGCGCCCGGTATCGGGGTACGGGTATGAGGATCAGCGCCGCCCGAGCTCCGGGTACGGGTACGAgccgcccgctgcgccgccggcagcacAGCGACCCCGCCCCGTGTCGACGTACGAGTTCcggcccgagctcgaccgcctcccACCACAGCAAacgcgcacgcacacgcccccgccgcccccgcgctcgccgcccccgcgcagcGGACCGGACTACGTGACGAGTTACCCTGGCCAGAGAGTgtacgacgaggcgcacTCGTACGCTGGTAAGGGGGAGAACATGTACAATCACGAGTTTTAG